From Triticum urartu cultivar G1812 chromosome 2, Tu2.1, whole genome shotgun sequence, a single genomic window includes:
- the LOC125535013 gene encoding uncharacterized protein LOC125535013 isoform X3, whose product MEAKLLEQPTSGSEPSKLPYQLIKQITNDFDEARILGSGGFGTVYKDNRRRDRTEELPITTANTLAREMSTMTQERKEKDTTIHANADYTSYMHGGDEAREAPPCKTLLNYMLLNLGVYEDGRQIAVKVLHYISGVDDKEFHKEFDNLRGLKHPNIVELVGFCHEWEKELAVFEGKQVTAERLRMALCFEYVQQGSLNKHISDENTGFTWHIRYKIIKGICVGLHYLREGEHPIMHFDLKPDNILLDENMSPKIADFGLSKLFGEENTKKTMSSAGTCGYWPPEYIKHQIISLEFDIFSLGVIIVKIMNGHESYNSIVEMPKRKSAKLVHESWRKRLRGTLSHSSLEVYCNQVKRCIEIALDCLISNRKERPTIQDIVSSLNETETMIGDRGMQNEQFSEDDGESTLPSDLSSITISSGPSSAEKFPYVEPKIMPWSLLEEITDDFSEARLIGQGAHGIVYKGVDKDGHAIAVKMLHGYPFDMEIKQVIATIPKVHHPNIVQLIGYCHEIEQVVVEYNGKIVIADKIHNGLCFEYLPNGSLTTYITPDDVDSGLDWQTRYRIIKGTCDGLKYLHEGLKSPIIHMDLNPSHILMDENMTPKIAGFGSARLFGVENTNRTMSVLGTRGYIPPEFIEKQVISKEFGIFGLGIIILKLMKGQKSYHEWDYKSPEKFIELVAHEKWGERLQKAMDVTLVEGHFQQVKKCLEIAVRCVEYDRHKRPTIGEIVRMLNETETSLIPQIDSELLLHVHPLELTFMLSISLEVPRKKKAASMSSSCSLHLDNKGNDRVAFLLVANSPSRYLAKDPLCGVVPPRCAYTLILTMCNNKQQPLPKSSIDSGADFFTLHSVLVGQYELDKDTVSAKYREFFETTKEKAGHEVQEVTLNVICCQQQADCGTSSDSETITKRDAQQISSIDVHPMEPWIMTTHRSGSLRVWNYKTMATLNSIQDVTDESVHLAKFTAREKWIVAGDRSGCIHVHNYEKNEKVESFDAHNSCITTLAVHPTDPFVLSSSEDVDHLIKLWNWAEDWDCTEFHGHIGTVTQVTFDPNDSNSFASSSLDGTVKIWSICSDDPSKFITLNLGEHGLYVDYFTRNNQHHLVVGCKDRTAQIWKLETNERVHELEGHTNLISAANLHAELPILITGSHDGTVRIWNSTTYKLENIIGFNLGAVYAFGCIKGSRRIVVGCHHGIAMMDISLP is encoded by the exons ATGGAGGCCAAGCTGCTAGAACAACCCACAAGTGGAAGCGAGCCAAGTAAGCTACCATACCAATTGATAAAACAGATTACAAATGATTTCGATGAGGCACGAATACTTGGGAGTGGTGGATTCGGAACAGTTTACAAG GATAACAGACGGAGAGACAGAACAGAAGAACTACCCATTACAACAGCCAACACCCTGGCAAGAGAGATGAGCACGATGACACAAGAGAGAAAGGAAAAAGATACAACCATCCACGCAAATGCAGACTACACGAGCTACATGCATGGAGGCGACGAGGCCAGGGAGGCGCCCCCATGCAAAACTCTGCTTAATTATATGCTCCTTAACTTG GGTGTGTATGAAGATGGGAGACAGATTGCCGTCAAGGTACTACATTACATTTCCGGAGTAGATGATAAGGAATTTCACAAAGAATTCGACAATCTCAGGGGGCTCAAGCATCCAAATATTGTGGAGTTAGTTGGCTTCTGCCATGAATGGGAAAAAGAACTTGCTGTGTTTGAGGGGAAACAGGTGACAGCTGAACGTTTGCGTATGGCGCTCTGCTTCGAATATGTACAGCAGGGTAGCCTAAACAAACATATATCTG ATGAAAACACTGGATTTACCTGGCACATACGTTATAAAATAATCAAAGGGATCTGTGTAGGGCTACATTATCTTCGTGAAGGAGAACATCCTATAATGCATTTTGACTTGAAACCAGATAACATATTGCTAGATGAGAATATGTCGCCCAAAATCGCGGATTTTGGTTTATCAAAGCTCTTTGGTGAAGAAAACACAAAAAAGACAATGAGTTCCGCCGGTACCTG TGGATACTGGCCACCGGAATATATAAAGCATCAGATAATATCACTAGAGTTCGACATATTTAGTTTAGGTGTGATCATTGTAAAGATAATGAATGGACATGAAAGCTACAATTCAATTGTCGAGATGCCAAAACGAAAATCTGCTAAGCTT GTACATGAAAGCTGGAGGAAAAGGCTACGTGGAACATTGAGTCACTCATCACTCGAAGTATACTGCAACCAGGTGAAAAGATGCATTGAGATAGCATTAGATTGCTTGATATCAAACCGAAAAGAAAGACCTACTATACAGGATATTGTGTCTAGTTTGAACGAGACTGAAACGATGATAGGTGACCGAGGCATGCAGAATGAACAG TTCTCTGAAGACGATGGAGAGTCCACCCTCCCTTCCGATCTCAGCAGCATCACCATCAGCTCCGGTCCTTCTTCAGCAG AGAAATTCCCGTATGTAGAGCCGAAGATTATGCCATGGAGCTTACTAGAAGAGATAACAGATGATTTCTCTGAAGCGCGGTTAATTGGTCAGGGCGCACATGGAATAGTTTACAAG GGAGTTGATAAGGATGGACATGCCATTGCTGTCAAAATGCTCCATGGATATCCTTTTGATATGGAGATCAAGCAGGTGATTGCAACCATCCCGAAAGTCCATCACCCAAATATCGTACAGCTGATTGGCTACTGCCATGAGATAGAACAAGTGGTTGTGGAGTATAATGGAAAAATTGTAATTGCTGACAAAATACACAACGGGCTGTGCTTCGAGTATTTGCCAAATGGTTCCCTTACCACGTACATTACACCAG ACGACGTGGATTCTGGACTTGATTGGCAAACACGGTACAGAATAATTAAGGGCACATGTGACGGTTTAAAATACCTCCATGAGGGATTGAAGAGTCCTATCATTCACATGGATCTAAATCCTAGCCATATACTGATGGATGAGAATATGACGCCCAAAATAGCTGGTTTTGGTTCTGCAAGACTCTTTGGTGTAGAAAATACCAATAGAACGATGAGTGTGTTGGGAACTAG GGGATACATACCACCAGAGTTCATTGAAAAACAAGTAATCTCGAAAGAGTTTGGCATATTCGGCTTGGGTATTATAATCCTTAAGCTGATGAAAGGGCAGAAATCATATCATGAATGGGATTACAAGTCTCCTGAGAAGTTTATTGAGCTGGTG GCACATGAAAAATGGGGGGAGAGGCTACAAAAAGCAATGGACGTCACATTAGTTGAAGGACATTTCCAGCAGGTTAAGAAATGCTTGGAGATAGCGGTGAGGTGTGTTGAATATGACAGACACAAAAGGCCCACCATCGGTGAAATCGTACGTATGCTGAATGAAACAGAAACCAGCTTGATTCCCCAAATAGACTCTGAGCTGCTTCTTCATGTCCATCCCCTTGAGCTGACATTCATGTTGTCAATATCGTTGGAAGTGCCGAGAAAAAAGAAGGCGGCTTCGATGTCTTCTAGCTGCTCGCTGCATCTAGATAACAAGGGAAACGACCGTGTCGCGTTCCTGCTTGTAGCCAACAGCCCCAGTAGGTACCTGGCAAAGGATCCACTCTGTGGTGTTGTGCCGCCAAGGTGTGCCTACACCCTCATTCTGACAATGTGCAATAATAAGCAGCAGCCATTGCCGAAGTCGTCGATAGATAGCGGTGCCGACTTCTTCACACTGCATAGCGTTTTGGTGGGTCAATATGAGCTCGACAAAGATACCGTCTCGGCCAAGTACCGAGAATTTTTCGAGACAACCAAAGAGAAGGCCGGGCATGAGGTACAAGAGGTGACATTGAATGTTATCTGTTGTCAACAACAAGCTGATTGTGGGACATCATCTGATTCTGAG ACCATAACCAAGCGAGATGCTCAGCAAATTTCGTCCATAGATGTGCATCCAATGGAACCCTG GATTATGACGACACATCGCTCAGGGAGCCTTCGTGTTTGGAACTACAAGACAATG GCAACACTGAACTCGATCCAAGACGTCACAGATGAATCAG TTCATTTGGCTAAATTTACCGCACGGGAGAAGTGGATCGTTGCCGGCGACCGCAGCGGGTGCATCCATGTGCACAACTATGAGAAAAATGAAAAAGTGGAAAGCTTTGATGCTCATAACAGTTGCATCACAACTTTGGCTGTGCATCCAACGGATCCATTTGTGTTATCGTCATCTGAAGATGTTGATCATCTTATCAAGCTTTGGAACTGGGCCGAAGATTGGGATTGCACAGAATTTCACGGACACATTGGTACAGTGACGCAAGTGACCTTCGACCCAAATGACTCCAATAGTTTCGCTAGTTCTTCCTTGGATGGCACAGTCAAG ATCTGGAGTATTTGTTCCGATGACCCCAGTAAGTTCATCACACTGAACTTGGGTGAGCATGGGCTCTACGTTGATTACTTTACACGCAATAATCAGCATCATCTAGTCGTGGGCTGTAAGGACAGAACTGCACAG ATCTGGAAATTGGAGACGAATGAACGGGTACACGAGTTAGAAGGGCATACAAACCTTATCAGTGCCGCCAATTTGCACGCGGAGCTTCCAATCTTAATCACAGGTTCACATGACGGGACTGTACGCATATGGAACTCCACTACCTACAA GCTCGAGAACATAATCGGTTTCAACCTCGGTGCAGTTTATGCTTTTGGATGTATAAAAGgctcaaggag GATCGTGGTCGGGTGTCACCACGGAATTGCAATGATGGACATTTCTTTGCCTTGA
- the LOC125535013 gene encoding uncharacterized protein LOC125535013 isoform X1, which yields MEAKLLEQPTSGSEPSKLPYQLIKQITNDFDEARILGSGGFGTVYKDNRRRDRTEELPITTANTLAREMSTMTQERKEKDTTIHANADYTSYMHGGDEAREAPPCKTLLNYMLLNLGVYEDGRQIAVKVLHYISGVDDKEFHKEFDNLRGLKHPNIVELVGFCHEWEKELAVFEGKQVTAERLRMALCFEYVQQGSLNKHISDENTGFTWHIRYKIIKGICVGLHYLREGEHPIMHFDLKPDNILLDENMSPKIADFGLSKLFGEENTKKTMSSAGTCGYWPPEYIKHQIISLEFDIFSLGVIIVKIMNGHESYNSIVEMPKRKSAKLVHESWRKRLRGTLSHSSLEVYCNQVKRCIEIALDCLISNRKERPTIQDIVSSLNETETMIGDRGMQNEQFSEDDGESTLPSDLSSITISSGPSSAEKFPYVEPKIMPWSLLEEITDDFSEARLIGQGAHGIVYKGVDKDGHAIAVKMLHGYPFDMEIKQVIATIPKVHHPNIVQLIGYCHEIEQVVVEYNGKIVIADKIHNGLCFEYLPNGSLTTYITPDDVDSGLDWQTRYRIIKGTCDGLKYLHEGLKSPIIHMDLNPSHILMDENMTPKIAGFGSARLFGVENTNRTMSVLGTRGYIPPEFIEKQVISKEFGIFGLGIIILKLMKGQKSYHEWDYKSPEKFIELVAHEKWGERLQKAMDVTLVEGHFQQVKKCLEIAVRCVEYDRHKRPTIGEIVRMLNETETSLIPQIDSELLLHVHPLELTFMLSISLEVPRKKKAASMSSSCSLHLDNKGNDRVAFLLVANSPSRYLAKDPLCGVVPPRCAYTLILTMCNNKQQPLPKSSIDSGADFFTLHSVLVGQYELDKDTVSAKYREFFETTKEKAGHEVQEVTLNVICCQQQADCGTSSDSEPSEPTVETITKRDAQQISSIDVHPMEPWIMTTHRSGSLRVWNYKTMATLNSIQDVTDESVHLAKFTAREKWIVAGDRSGCIHVHNYEKNEKVESFDAHNSCITTLAVHPTDPFVLSSSEDVDHLIKLWNWAEDWDCTEFHGHIGTVTQVTFDPNDSNSFASSSLDGTVKIWSICSDDPSKFITLNLGEHGLYVDYFTRNNQHHLVVGCKDRTAQIWKLETNERVHELEGHTNLISAANLHAELPILITGSHDGTVRIWNSTTYKLENIIGFNLGAVYAFGCIKGSRRIVVGCHHGIAMMDISLP from the exons ATGGAGGCCAAGCTGCTAGAACAACCCACAAGTGGAAGCGAGCCAAGTAAGCTACCATACCAATTGATAAAACAGATTACAAATGATTTCGATGAGGCACGAATACTTGGGAGTGGTGGATTCGGAACAGTTTACAAG GATAACAGACGGAGAGACAGAACAGAAGAACTACCCATTACAACAGCCAACACCCTGGCAAGAGAGATGAGCACGATGACACAAGAGAGAAAGGAAAAAGATACAACCATCCACGCAAATGCAGACTACACGAGCTACATGCATGGAGGCGACGAGGCCAGGGAGGCGCCCCCATGCAAAACTCTGCTTAATTATATGCTCCTTAACTTG GGTGTGTATGAAGATGGGAGACAGATTGCCGTCAAGGTACTACATTACATTTCCGGAGTAGATGATAAGGAATTTCACAAAGAATTCGACAATCTCAGGGGGCTCAAGCATCCAAATATTGTGGAGTTAGTTGGCTTCTGCCATGAATGGGAAAAAGAACTTGCTGTGTTTGAGGGGAAACAGGTGACAGCTGAACGTTTGCGTATGGCGCTCTGCTTCGAATATGTACAGCAGGGTAGCCTAAACAAACATATATCTG ATGAAAACACTGGATTTACCTGGCACATACGTTATAAAATAATCAAAGGGATCTGTGTAGGGCTACATTATCTTCGTGAAGGAGAACATCCTATAATGCATTTTGACTTGAAACCAGATAACATATTGCTAGATGAGAATATGTCGCCCAAAATCGCGGATTTTGGTTTATCAAAGCTCTTTGGTGAAGAAAACACAAAAAAGACAATGAGTTCCGCCGGTACCTG TGGATACTGGCCACCGGAATATATAAAGCATCAGATAATATCACTAGAGTTCGACATATTTAGTTTAGGTGTGATCATTGTAAAGATAATGAATGGACATGAAAGCTACAATTCAATTGTCGAGATGCCAAAACGAAAATCTGCTAAGCTT GTACATGAAAGCTGGAGGAAAAGGCTACGTGGAACATTGAGTCACTCATCACTCGAAGTATACTGCAACCAGGTGAAAAGATGCATTGAGATAGCATTAGATTGCTTGATATCAAACCGAAAAGAAAGACCTACTATACAGGATATTGTGTCTAGTTTGAACGAGACTGAAACGATGATAGGTGACCGAGGCATGCAGAATGAACAG TTCTCTGAAGACGATGGAGAGTCCACCCTCCCTTCCGATCTCAGCAGCATCACCATCAGCTCCGGTCCTTCTTCAGCAG AGAAATTCCCGTATGTAGAGCCGAAGATTATGCCATGGAGCTTACTAGAAGAGATAACAGATGATTTCTCTGAAGCGCGGTTAATTGGTCAGGGCGCACATGGAATAGTTTACAAG GGAGTTGATAAGGATGGACATGCCATTGCTGTCAAAATGCTCCATGGATATCCTTTTGATATGGAGATCAAGCAGGTGATTGCAACCATCCCGAAAGTCCATCACCCAAATATCGTACAGCTGATTGGCTACTGCCATGAGATAGAACAAGTGGTTGTGGAGTATAATGGAAAAATTGTAATTGCTGACAAAATACACAACGGGCTGTGCTTCGAGTATTTGCCAAATGGTTCCCTTACCACGTACATTACACCAG ACGACGTGGATTCTGGACTTGATTGGCAAACACGGTACAGAATAATTAAGGGCACATGTGACGGTTTAAAATACCTCCATGAGGGATTGAAGAGTCCTATCATTCACATGGATCTAAATCCTAGCCATATACTGATGGATGAGAATATGACGCCCAAAATAGCTGGTTTTGGTTCTGCAAGACTCTTTGGTGTAGAAAATACCAATAGAACGATGAGTGTGTTGGGAACTAG GGGATACATACCACCAGAGTTCATTGAAAAACAAGTAATCTCGAAAGAGTTTGGCATATTCGGCTTGGGTATTATAATCCTTAAGCTGATGAAAGGGCAGAAATCATATCATGAATGGGATTACAAGTCTCCTGAGAAGTTTATTGAGCTGGTG GCACATGAAAAATGGGGGGAGAGGCTACAAAAAGCAATGGACGTCACATTAGTTGAAGGACATTTCCAGCAGGTTAAGAAATGCTTGGAGATAGCGGTGAGGTGTGTTGAATATGACAGACACAAAAGGCCCACCATCGGTGAAATCGTACGTATGCTGAATGAAACAGAAACCAGCTTGATTCCCCAAATAGACTCTGAGCTGCTTCTTCATGTCCATCCCCTTGAGCTGACATTCATGTTGTCAATATCGTTGGAAGTGCCGAGAAAAAAGAAGGCGGCTTCGATGTCTTCTAGCTGCTCGCTGCATCTAGATAACAAGGGAAACGACCGTGTCGCGTTCCTGCTTGTAGCCAACAGCCCCAGTAGGTACCTGGCAAAGGATCCACTCTGTGGTGTTGTGCCGCCAAGGTGTGCCTACACCCTCATTCTGACAATGTGCAATAATAAGCAGCAGCCATTGCCGAAGTCGTCGATAGATAGCGGTGCCGACTTCTTCACACTGCATAGCGTTTTGGTGGGTCAATATGAGCTCGACAAAGATACCGTCTCGGCCAAGTACCGAGAATTTTTCGAGACAACCAAAGAGAAGGCCGGGCATGAGGTACAAGAGGTGACATTGAATGTTATCTGTTGTCAACAACAAGCTGATTGTGGGACATCATCTGATTCTGAG CCAAGTGAGCCCACAGTTGAG ACCATAACCAAGCGAGATGCTCAGCAAATTTCGTCCATAGATGTGCATCCAATGGAACCCTG GATTATGACGACACATCGCTCAGGGAGCCTTCGTGTTTGGAACTACAAGACAATG GCAACACTGAACTCGATCCAAGACGTCACAGATGAATCAG TTCATTTGGCTAAATTTACCGCACGGGAGAAGTGGATCGTTGCCGGCGACCGCAGCGGGTGCATCCATGTGCACAACTATGAGAAAAATGAAAAAGTGGAAAGCTTTGATGCTCATAACAGTTGCATCACAACTTTGGCTGTGCATCCAACGGATCCATTTGTGTTATCGTCATCTGAAGATGTTGATCATCTTATCAAGCTTTGGAACTGGGCCGAAGATTGGGATTGCACAGAATTTCACGGACACATTGGTACAGTGACGCAAGTGACCTTCGACCCAAATGACTCCAATAGTTTCGCTAGTTCTTCCTTGGATGGCACAGTCAAG ATCTGGAGTATTTGTTCCGATGACCCCAGTAAGTTCATCACACTGAACTTGGGTGAGCATGGGCTCTACGTTGATTACTTTACACGCAATAATCAGCATCATCTAGTCGTGGGCTGTAAGGACAGAACTGCACAG ATCTGGAAATTGGAGACGAATGAACGGGTACACGAGTTAGAAGGGCATACAAACCTTATCAGTGCCGCCAATTTGCACGCGGAGCTTCCAATCTTAATCACAGGTTCACATGACGGGACTGTACGCATATGGAACTCCACTACCTACAA GCTCGAGAACATAATCGGTTTCAACCTCGGTGCAGTTTATGCTTTTGGATGTATAAAAGgctcaaggag GATCGTGGTCGGGTGTCACCACGGAATTGCAATGATGGACATTTCTTTGCCTTGA
- the LOC125535013 gene encoding uncharacterized protein LOC125535013 isoform X2, with protein sequence MEAKLLEQPTSGSEPSKLPYQLIKQITNDFDEARILGSGGFGTVYKDNRRRDRTEELPITTANTLAREMSTMTQERKEKDTTIHANADYTSYMHGGDEAREAPPCKTLLNYMLLNLGVYEDGRQIAVKVLHYISGVDDKEFHKEFDNLRGLKHPNIVELVGFCHEWEKELAVFEGKQVTAERLRMALCFEYVQQGSLNKHISDENTGFTWHIRYKIIKGICVGLHYLREGEHPIMHFDLKPDNILLDENMSPKIADFGLSKLFGEENTKKTMSSAGTCGYWPPEYIKHQIISLEFDIFSLGVIIVKIMNGHESYNSIVEMPKRKSAKLVHESWRKRLRGTLSHSSLEVYCNQVKRCIEIALDCLISNRKERPTIQDIVSSLNETETMIGDRGMQNEQFSEDDGESTLPSDLSSITISSGPSSAEPKIMPWSLLEEITDDFSEARLIGQGAHGIVYKGVDKDGHAIAVKMLHGYPFDMEIKQVIATIPKVHHPNIVQLIGYCHEIEQVVVEYNGKIVIADKIHNGLCFEYLPNGSLTTYITPDDVDSGLDWQTRYRIIKGTCDGLKYLHEGLKSPIIHMDLNPSHILMDENMTPKIAGFGSARLFGVENTNRTMSVLGTRGYIPPEFIEKQVISKEFGIFGLGIIILKLMKGQKSYHEWDYKSPEKFIELVAHEKWGERLQKAMDVTLVEGHFQQVKKCLEIAVRCVEYDRHKRPTIGEIVRMLNETETSLIPQIDSELLLHVHPLELTFMLSISLEVPRKKKAASMSSSCSLHLDNKGNDRVAFLLVANSPSRYLAKDPLCGVVPPRCAYTLILTMCNNKQQPLPKSSIDSGADFFTLHSVLVGQYELDKDTVSAKYREFFETTKEKAGHEVQEVTLNVICCQQQADCGTSSDSEPSEPTVETITKRDAQQISSIDVHPMEPWIMTTHRSGSLRVWNYKTMATLNSIQDVTDESVHLAKFTAREKWIVAGDRSGCIHVHNYEKNEKVESFDAHNSCITTLAVHPTDPFVLSSSEDVDHLIKLWNWAEDWDCTEFHGHIGTVTQVTFDPNDSNSFASSSLDGTVKIWSICSDDPSKFITLNLGEHGLYVDYFTRNNQHHLVVGCKDRTAQIWKLETNERVHELEGHTNLISAANLHAELPILITGSHDGTVRIWNSTTYKLENIIGFNLGAVYAFGCIKGSRRIVVGCHHGIAMMDISLP encoded by the exons ATGGAGGCCAAGCTGCTAGAACAACCCACAAGTGGAAGCGAGCCAAGTAAGCTACCATACCAATTGATAAAACAGATTACAAATGATTTCGATGAGGCACGAATACTTGGGAGTGGTGGATTCGGAACAGTTTACAAG GATAACAGACGGAGAGACAGAACAGAAGAACTACCCATTACAACAGCCAACACCCTGGCAAGAGAGATGAGCACGATGACACAAGAGAGAAAGGAAAAAGATACAACCATCCACGCAAATGCAGACTACACGAGCTACATGCATGGAGGCGACGAGGCCAGGGAGGCGCCCCCATGCAAAACTCTGCTTAATTATATGCTCCTTAACTTG GGTGTGTATGAAGATGGGAGACAGATTGCCGTCAAGGTACTACATTACATTTCCGGAGTAGATGATAAGGAATTTCACAAAGAATTCGACAATCTCAGGGGGCTCAAGCATCCAAATATTGTGGAGTTAGTTGGCTTCTGCCATGAATGGGAAAAAGAACTTGCTGTGTTTGAGGGGAAACAGGTGACAGCTGAACGTTTGCGTATGGCGCTCTGCTTCGAATATGTACAGCAGGGTAGCCTAAACAAACATATATCTG ATGAAAACACTGGATTTACCTGGCACATACGTTATAAAATAATCAAAGGGATCTGTGTAGGGCTACATTATCTTCGTGAAGGAGAACATCCTATAATGCATTTTGACTTGAAACCAGATAACATATTGCTAGATGAGAATATGTCGCCCAAAATCGCGGATTTTGGTTTATCAAAGCTCTTTGGTGAAGAAAACACAAAAAAGACAATGAGTTCCGCCGGTACCTG TGGATACTGGCCACCGGAATATATAAAGCATCAGATAATATCACTAGAGTTCGACATATTTAGTTTAGGTGTGATCATTGTAAAGATAATGAATGGACATGAAAGCTACAATTCAATTGTCGAGATGCCAAAACGAAAATCTGCTAAGCTT GTACATGAAAGCTGGAGGAAAAGGCTACGTGGAACATTGAGTCACTCATCACTCGAAGTATACTGCAACCAGGTGAAAAGATGCATTGAGATAGCATTAGATTGCTTGATATCAAACCGAAAAGAAAGACCTACTATACAGGATATTGTGTCTAGTTTGAACGAGACTGAAACGATGATAGGTGACCGAGGCATGCAGAATGAACAG TTCTCTGAAGACGATGGAGAGTCCACCCTCCCTTCCGATCTCAGCAGCATCACCATCAGCTCCGGTCCTTCTTCAGCAG AGCCGAAGATTATGCCATGGAGCTTACTAGAAGAGATAACAGATGATTTCTCTGAAGCGCGGTTAATTGGTCAGGGCGCACATGGAATAGTTTACAAG GGAGTTGATAAGGATGGACATGCCATTGCTGTCAAAATGCTCCATGGATATCCTTTTGATATGGAGATCAAGCAGGTGATTGCAACCATCCCGAAAGTCCATCACCCAAATATCGTACAGCTGATTGGCTACTGCCATGAGATAGAACAAGTGGTTGTGGAGTATAATGGAAAAATTGTAATTGCTGACAAAATACACAACGGGCTGTGCTTCGAGTATTTGCCAAATGGTTCCCTTACCACGTACATTACACCAG ACGACGTGGATTCTGGACTTGATTGGCAAACACGGTACAGAATAATTAAGGGCACATGTGACGGTTTAAAATACCTCCATGAGGGATTGAAGAGTCCTATCATTCACATGGATCTAAATCCTAGCCATATACTGATGGATGAGAATATGACGCCCAAAATAGCTGGTTTTGGTTCTGCAAGACTCTTTGGTGTAGAAAATACCAATAGAACGATGAGTGTGTTGGGAACTAG GGGATACATACCACCAGAGTTCATTGAAAAACAAGTAATCTCGAAAGAGTTTGGCATATTCGGCTTGGGTATTATAATCCTTAAGCTGATGAAAGGGCAGAAATCATATCATGAATGGGATTACAAGTCTCCTGAGAAGTTTATTGAGCTGGTG GCACATGAAAAATGGGGGGAGAGGCTACAAAAAGCAATGGACGTCACATTAGTTGAAGGACATTTCCAGCAGGTTAAGAAATGCTTGGAGATAGCGGTGAGGTGTGTTGAATATGACAGACACAAAAGGCCCACCATCGGTGAAATCGTACGTATGCTGAATGAAACAGAAACCAGCTTGATTCCCCAAATAGACTCTGAGCTGCTTCTTCATGTCCATCCCCTTGAGCTGACATTCATGTTGTCAATATCGTTGGAAGTGCCGAGAAAAAAGAAGGCGGCTTCGATGTCTTCTAGCTGCTCGCTGCATCTAGATAACAAGGGAAACGACCGTGTCGCGTTCCTGCTTGTAGCCAACAGCCCCAGTAGGTACCTGGCAAAGGATCCACTCTGTGGTGTTGTGCCGCCAAGGTGTGCCTACACCCTCATTCTGACAATGTGCAATAATAAGCAGCAGCCATTGCCGAAGTCGTCGATAGATAGCGGTGCCGACTTCTTCACACTGCATAGCGTTTTGGTGGGTCAATATGAGCTCGACAAAGATACCGTCTCGGCCAAGTACCGAGAATTTTTCGAGACAACCAAAGAGAAGGCCGGGCATGAGGTACAAGAGGTGACATTGAATGTTATCTGTTGTCAACAACAAGCTGATTGTGGGACATCATCTGATTCTGAG CCAAGTGAGCCCACAGTTGAG ACCATAACCAAGCGAGATGCTCAGCAAATTTCGTCCATAGATGTGCATCCAATGGAACCCTG GATTATGACGACACATCGCTCAGGGAGCCTTCGTGTTTGGAACTACAAGACAATG GCAACACTGAACTCGATCCAAGACGTCACAGATGAATCAG TTCATTTGGCTAAATTTACCGCACGGGAGAAGTGGATCGTTGCCGGCGACCGCAGCGGGTGCATCCATGTGCACAACTATGAGAAAAATGAAAAAGTGGAAAGCTTTGATGCTCATAACAGTTGCATCACAACTTTGGCTGTGCATCCAACGGATCCATTTGTGTTATCGTCATCTGAAGATGTTGATCATCTTATCAAGCTTTGGAACTGGGCCGAAGATTGGGATTGCACAGAATTTCACGGACACATTGGTACAGTGACGCAAGTGACCTTCGACCCAAATGACTCCAATAGTTTCGCTAGTTCTTCCTTGGATGGCACAGTCAAG ATCTGGAGTATTTGTTCCGATGACCCCAGTAAGTTCATCACACTGAACTTGGGTGAGCATGGGCTCTACGTTGATTACTTTACACGCAATAATCAGCATCATCTAGTCGTGGGCTGTAAGGACAGAACTGCACAG ATCTGGAAATTGGAGACGAATGAACGGGTACACGAGTTAGAAGGGCATACAAACCTTATCAGTGCCGCCAATTTGCACGCGGAGCTTCCAATCTTAATCACAGGTTCACATGACGGGACTGTACGCATATGGAACTCCACTACCTACAA GCTCGAGAACATAATCGGTTTCAACCTCGGTGCAGTTTATGCTTTTGGATGTATAAAAGgctcaaggag GATCGTGGTCGGGTGTCACCACGGAATTGCAATGATGGACATTTCTTTGCCTTGA